A region from the Gossypium hirsutum isolate 1008001.06 chromosome A08, Gossypium_hirsutum_v2.1, whole genome shotgun sequence genome encodes:
- the LOC107933318 gene encoding cleavage stimulating factor 64, protein MAGKQIGGEGLPASFAGMSKNQLYEIMSQMKTLIEQNQQQAKEILIQNPLLTKALFQAQIMVGMVKPLKWYIPTIQPPTSQQSQCQQSAQPPPMPNIQPAKSLPSQPGLQDQVAPSQTQPPLRKQHQNQAGAHISAAAVPPASIQSQRTLSHSLQTPQQMKGHLNPPMSLPQSSQLPNVPPVPLHSSSQPHHHQQTHMPMASGQLQQSLQTTGIPHMPLQPPMPQQARPPTLPTLHHQYTPQMGPNVGFQHPGAPQHLSQPIFHSSNKPPSGLGPSFPQGQPPHSNQLPPQPMYQNQAGGLHLGSDFSNQVRGSMQADRGSSWMSSQPDNSTLTQLQGPSVLVPNQMGSGNQPPRPASLTPEMEKALLQQVMSLTPEQINLLPPEQRNQVLQLQQILRQ, encoded by the exons ATGGCGGGAAAGCAGATCGGCGGCGAGGGCTTGCCAGCCAGCTTCGCTGGAATGTCGAAGAATCAACTTTACGAGATCATGTCCCAGATGAAG ACGCTTATAGAACAAAACCAGCAACAAGCGAAAGAGATCCTTATTCAAAACCCTCTCTTGACTAAAGCCCTATTccag GCTCAGATTATGGTTGGAATGGTTAAGCCCCTCAAGTGGTAT ATTCCTACCATTCAGCCACCTACATCGCAGCAATCTCAGTGTCAGCAATCAGCACAACCTCCTCCAATGCCAAACATCCAGCCAGCAAAATCATTGCCAAGTCAACCCGGGTTGCAGGACCAAGTGGCTCCATCTCAGACCCAACCTCCTTTAAGGAAACAGCACCAAAACCAAGCTGGGGCACATATCTCAGCTGCTGCTGTTCCTCCAGCCAGCATTCAGTCCCAACGCACGCTGTCACATTCCCTTCAGACACCACAGCAGATGAAGGGGCATCTGAATCCTCCGATGTCCCTTCCACAATCATCTCAACTGCCAAATGTACCTCCAGTTCCTCTTCACTCATCTTCACAGCCCCATCATCATCAACAAACACACATGCCAATGGCCTCTGGCCAGTTGCAGCAGTCTTTGCAGACAACTGGAATTCCTCATATGCCTCTCCAGCCACCAATGCCGCAACAGGCTAGACCACCTACACTGCCAACTTTACATCATCAGTATACCCCCCAAATGGGTCCTAATGTTGGTTTCCAGCATCCTGGTGCTCCCCAGCATCTTTCACAGCCTATATTCCAT TCAAGTAATAAACCACCTTCTGGCCTTGGACCTTCTTTTCCACAAGGACAGCCACCACACTCAAATCAGCTGCCACCTCAACCAATGTATCAAAATCAA GCAGGAGGCTTACATTTAGGATCTGACTTTAGCAACCAAGTTCGAGGTTCAATGCAGGCTGATAGAGGATCTTCTTGGATGTCAAGCCAACCAGATAATTCAACACTAACACAGCTTCAAGGACCCTCAGTATTGGTTCCCAATCAGATGGGTTCTGGAAATCAGCCCCCTCGGCCTGCATCG TTGACTCCTGAGATGGAGAAGGCACTACTGCAGCAGGTAATGAGCCTCACTCCAGAACAAATTAATCTCTTGCCTCCAGAGCAAAGGAATCAAGTACTTCAGCTCCAGCAGATTCTTCGCCAATGA